The genomic interval AGCTCTGGATCGTGTAGGGATGCTTACGCACATCAACCGGAGAGTCTCAGATCTTTCAGGAGGGCAGAAGCAACGTGTTTTTATTGCGCGTGCTATTGTTGATGAACCGCAGATTATTTTGCTTGATGAACCGACCGCAAGCATTGATCAGGCCGGTAAAAACAGTCTTTACTGCCTTCTCAGGGAACTAAATCAGGATATGACCGTTGTTATGGTAAGCCATGACATATCTGTTCTCGGTCAGGGAGTTAAGTCTGTGGCATGCGTTAATAGAAAAGTTCATATGCATGATCAACCTAAAATAACCCGCGAATTGTTAAGTGAAGCATACGGAGAAAATGAACGCGGATCGTGCCCTATTGAGCTTATTACCCATGGAGAGCTTCCGCATAGAGTGCTTGAATTCCATGACGAATCTGACCGTAAACCGGAAGGAGACTGGCATGATTGAGTCCCTCGGTTATGAATTTATGCGCAACGCTTTGATCGCAGGGTTGCTGGCTTCCATTATCTGCGGAATTATCGGCTCATTGGTGGTGGTCAACCGCGTTGTGCTTCTTGCCGGAGGAATCGCTCATGCCTCGTATGGCGGAGTGGGGCTGGCCTTTTTTCTGGGTCTTCCTATGCTTCCGGTTACTGCGGTTTTTGCCGTGTGTGCGGCTTTGCTTATGGCGCTCGTAACCATGCGGGTAAAAGAGCGGGCTGACACTTTTATCGGCGTTATGTGGGCTGGAGGGATGGCACTTGGTATTATCCTTCTCGACATCACTCCCGGCTATAATGTTGA from Desulfovibrio gilichinskyi carries:
- a CDS encoding metal ABC transporter ATP-binding protein; the protein is MSPEKVISFSNVSFRYGPHDVIDDVSFDILKGDYLAVLGPNGGGKTTMLKLLLGLLTPEKGSVEVLGTVPGKHGGQIGYMPQYTSVSKSFPITVRDAVLMGKVSPGLKGVFGIKFGKNASSAVEKALDRVGMLTHINRRVSDLSGGQKQRVFIARAIVDEPQIILLDEPTASIDQAGKNSLYCLLRELNQDMTVVMVSHDISVLGQGVKSVACVNRKVHMHDQPKITRELLSEAYGENERGSCPIELITHGELPHRVLEFHDESDRKPEGDWHD